AGGGGCAGAATGCTGTAATTGTTGGAGAAGCAGACCCAATGGCTATTTATTATGGATATCGTGTGGACTCGTTTGAATTAGTTGAATTGTTAATTGATGAGAATGATTTCACTCTTGAAGGAACTTCCAGCATCGATGGTAGAGAAACTTACGTAATTCACGGAAGTCCTAAAGACGATTACCCCATCGAAATGAAAGCATGGATTGACACAGAAACGTGGATGCCACTAAGGTTTGAAATGCATGGTACAGAGTCATCATTTGACACGATTATCGAATACAGGGATCTGGAACTTAACACAGGAATCCCGGATTCTGAGTTTGAGTTTGAAATTCCGGAAGGGGTTGAAGTCATAGCCTTTGATGAATATGTCAATGCAGCCCCACAGGGGCCAACTATTGATGAAGCACAGGAACTGATTGAAAATGATATTCAAGTGCCTTCATACATTCCAGAAGGATTTGAGTTCTATAGCGCTTCTGCAGATACTTTTTCGTCCGGCAGCATTCAGGAAATCACGTTCCTTAGATATAGTAATGGCTCTGCATTTATCTCAATACATGAACAATTCTTTGAAAATGAAATAGGTTTTGAAATTGAATATGAGGGAGCGGAAGTTGATATCAATGGAGCGACTGGAAAACTTAAGGTGGATGAAGAAGATGGATCTGTATCTCTTTTCTGGGTTGACGGGAATGCAATGATCATAATCAGTGGCCAGATTGGCTCAGATGAGATTCTCAAAATTGCCAGATCAATGGAGTGATGTCTTTTCTTTCACTCTTCCTTTCCTTTTTGAGATCACCAGATAAGCCACAGCGAGAAGCAATAATGCGATACAAACAATTGTTGTATTGATTATTGCAGGATATTGATAGCCAAATCCTTCCGGTGAAATATGCTTTAGCAATATTCCTGAGTATGCCCAAACAATAACAAGCCCGTAGGCAATATCCTTGTTTTTAAGCATGGTTGCAATTGCGATCACAATTCCCAGGAAAATTACTATAATAGCCCACAAGACATCACTCAG
This genomic stretch from Methanohalophilus levihalophilus harbors:
- a CDS encoding DUF4367 domain-containing protein — encoded protein: MNIQNLTLILLITAVLLFSAGCVGEDSTAEQIAEEYEQRQSEIEDYSATVHVTASTATQEMVSVSEIIYKNPGKVRETIKEFSYTEKEPEQLSADTFTFFYNSWQNEGSVVASNGETMWIFDQGQNAVIVGEADPMAIYYGYRVDSFELVELLIDENDFTLEGTSSIDGRETYVIHGSPKDDYPIEMKAWIDTETWMPLRFEMHGTESSFDTIIEYRDLELNTGIPDSEFEFEIPEGVEVIAFDEYVNAAPQGPTIDEAQELIENDIQVPSYIPEGFEFYSASADTFSSGSIQEITFLRYSNGSAFISIHEQFFENEIGFEIEYEGAEVDINGATGKLKVDEEDGSVSLFWVDGNAMIIISGQIGSDEILKIARSME